One Panicum virgatum strain AP13 chromosome 9K, P.virgatum_v5, whole genome shotgun sequence genomic region harbors:
- the LOC120648050 gene encoding uncharacterized protein LOC120648050, with protein sequence MASSSTVMVTSAASSDTGGAVTDNLPCWMEEVEKMKSKHNCEETLVSMCRNYAIHEEDYKPLCAQDGWGPCASPPEGSNALCVFESMLEAGVRFPLHELYNKILKHFNLAPSHLTPNSWRYLAGFVLLCDGVGVRPMSAVFRHYFKLYPHGGNQQGWYHFVSSQKRRLFKPDSSLPINVGWKNRFFFLESRSADVPWRCPKKWGKPNTRGNDDPELTKAARIAEKKKRDISVKELIYKSHYQDSLPVLPTPQAQLKVEASDDGTAATVSTPLKRKYESMSAITPPQQLGAAMAPSPPSFAPRRPSSTDGGGDTSSRMQMMHQLLQSAEHRDGVVP encoded by the coding sequence ATGGCATCATCCTCGACCGTCATGGTCACATCTGCTGCATCATCGGACACCGGCGGTGCCGTAACCGACAACCTCCCTTGTTGGATGGAGGAGGTAGAGAAGATGAAGTCTAAGCACAACTGCGAGGAGACACTCGTGAGCATGTGCCGCAACTACGCCATCCATGAGGAAGACTACAAGCCCCTCTGCGCCCAGGACGGTTGGGGGCCCTGCGCGTCGCCGCCGGAGGGATCCAACGCCCTCTGCGTCTTCGAGAGCATGCTCGAGGCCGGCGTACGGTTCCCTCTCCATGAGCTGTACAACAAGATCCTGAAGCACTTCAACCTGGCGCCGAGCCATCTCACCCCCAACTCGTGGCGGTATCTGGCTGGCTTCGTGTTGCTCTgcgacggcgtcggcgtccgGCCCATGTCGGCCGTGTTCCGGCACTACTTCAAGCTTTACCCCCACGGGGGTAACCAGCAGGGGTGGTACCACTTCGTGTCCTCCCAAAAGCGCCGTCTGTTCAAGCCCGACAGCAGTCTTCCCATCAACGTTGGGTGGAAGAATAGGTTCTTCTTCCTTGAGTCCCGGTCAGCCGATGTGCCATGGCGGTGCCCCAAAAAGTGGGGAAAGCCCAACACGCGAGGCAACGACGACCCAGAGCTCACGAAAGCCGCTAGGATTGCCgagaaaaagaagagggacATTTCTGTCAAGGAACTCATCTACAAGTCCCACTACCAGGACAGCTTGCCTGTTCTCCCCACGCCGCAGGCGCAACTGAAAGTGGAAGCCAGTGACGATGGCACTGCTGCGACTGTGAGCACCCCATTGAAGAGGAAGTATGAATCGATGTCCGCCATTACCCCTCCACAGCAATTGGGCGCAGCCATGGCGCCATCGCCACCAAGCTTCGCTCCTCGGAGACCATCTAGcactgatggcggcggcgatacCTCCTCCAGAATGCAGATGATGCACCAGTTGCTGCAGTCTGCAGAACACCGAGACGGAGTTGTACCA
- the LOC120648739 gene encoding uncharacterized protein LOC120648739: MARTRSARALALVAAAVVIAAAAARAPDYHPSTFTVTGKVQCQDCTKNWNAYAYNARPIPGSVVGVTCVDGRGRAVYHGSDATDGQGVFNIEVPSKAASGADLAPSRCLVRLASSGDAGCAVLTDFNGGRTGQKPSRLTHSSPDRATYAVGPYYCTLPRCDVKGDAAAACSY, translated from the exons ATGGCGCGGACCAGGAGCGCGCGCGCCCTCGCGCTGGTGGCGGCCGCCGTGGtcatcgcggcggcggcggcgcgcgcgccggaCTACCACCCCTCGACCTTCACGGTGACGGGCAAGGTGCAGTGCCAGGACTGCACCAAGAACTGGAACGCCTACGCCTACAACGCCAGGCCCATCCCAG GCAGCGTGGTGGGCGTCACGTGCGTGGACGGCAGGGGGCGGGCGGTGTACCACGGCTCGGACGCGACGGACGGCCAGGGGGTGTTCAACATCGAGGTGCCCAGCAAGGCAGCGAGCGGCGCCGACCTCGCCCCGTCCCGGTGCCTCGTCCGCCTCGCCTCCTCGGGCGACGCCGGCTGCGCCGTCCTCACCGACTTCAACGGCGGCAGGACCGGCCAGAAGCCGTCGCGCCTCACGCACTCGAGCCCCGACAGGGCCACCTACGCCGTCGGGCCCTACTACTGCACCCTGCCGCGGTGCGACGTCaagggcgacgccgccgccgcctgcagctACTGA